In Bradyrhizobium sp. 170, the DNA window CCTTTAACCCGAAAGCGATCGCGCCGGGCCGCGGCGATGCGCTGAAGGGTCTCTCGACCGGGCGCGACGCGATCGCGATGACGCGCGACTTCGTCACCTCACTTTATGGTGCGGCAGAAAGCTCGGTCGCCAGGGGCCGTACGCTGAAGGAGACCATGGCCGCGACGCGCGAGGTGATGGACCCGAAATTCTCCGGCTTCGCCATTTACGAGCATTGCTTGCCGTTCAACGTCTCGCGCGCGTTCGACGAAGCTTCCGGGATCGACGATCCCGTGATCTGGACCGACAAGCGCGACCAGGAAATGTGGGCCGCCCTGCAAGGAGGAGGATGACCATGAATATCAACACCTCGCCTGATGCGATCGTTCGAAGCACCGCCCAATTGACACCGGGCTATATGTCCGGCTTCGGCAACAGTTTTGAGACCGAGGCCTTGCCCGGCGCGCTGCCGATGGGGCGTAACTCGCCGCAGCGCTGCGCCTACGGGCTCTATGCCGAGCAACTCTCCGGCTCGCCCTTCACCGCGCCACGCGGCAGCAACGAGCGCTCATGGCTTTATCGCATCCGCCCGTCGGTGAAACATTCCGGCCGCTTTGCCAAAGCCGATGCCGGGCTGTGGCGCACCGCGCCGTGCCACGAATATGACCTGCCGATCGCGCAGCTGCGCTGGGATCCGGCGCCGATCCCTGGGGAAGACATGACCTTCCTGCAGGGCGTGCAGACCATGACCACCGCAGGCGACGCCAACACCCAGGCCGGCATGGCGGCGCATGTCTATCTCATTACCAAATCGATGGTCGATCAGCACTTCTACAACGCCGACGGCGAGATGATGTTCGTGGCCCAGCAGGGCAATCTGCGGCTCGTCACCGAGTTCGGCCGCATCGATATCGAGCCAGGCGAGATCGCCGTGATCCCGCGCGGCGTGAAATTCCGCGTCGAGATTCCGTCAGGGCCCGCGCGCGGCTATCTCTGCGAAAATTACGGCGGCGCCTTCACGCTGCCGGAGCGCGGGCCGATTGGCGCCAACTGCCTCGCCAATTCGCGCGACTTCCTCACCCCCGTGGCCAGCTATGAGGACAAGGACACGCCGACCGAACTCTACGTGAAATGGGGCGGCTCGCTGTTCAGGACCACCTTGCCGCATTCGCCGATCGACGTGGTGGCGTGGCACGGCAATTACGCGCCCTATAAATACGACCTGCGCACCTTCTCGCCGGTGGGCGCCATCGGCTTCGATCATCCCGATCCCTCGATCTTCACGGTGCTGACCTCGCCGTCGGAAACCGCCGGCACCGCCAATATCGACTTCGTGATTTTCCCGGAGCGATGGGCGGTCGCCGAAAACACCTTCCGTCCGCCCTGGTATCACATGAACATCATGTCGGAGTTCATGGGGCTGATCTACGGCGTCTACGACGCCAAGCCGCAGGGTTTTACGCCGGGCGGCATCTCGCTGCATAACATGATGCTGCCGCACGGCCCCGACCGCGAGGCCTTCGATCATGCCAGCAATGGCGAACTGAAGCCGGTGAAGCTGACCGGCACCATGGCGTTCATGTTCGAGACGCGATACCCGCAGCGCGTCACCGCGCATGCGGCGAAGTCGGCGACCTTGCAGGATGATTACGCGGATTGCTGGAAGGGTCTTGAGAAGCGGTTCGATCCGAACAAGCCATGATGTTGTTCCCCTCTCCCCTTGTGGGAGCGAGACGAGCGAAGCTCGCTCTTGGGGTGGATCAATCGCGCGTCGCGCGATTGAGACGGGTGAGGGGTCTGTCTCCGCGGAAAGAACCCCTCATCCGGCGCAATCTCTCTCCGGTCGATTTCGCCACCTTCTCCCACAAGGGGAGAAGGAAGAAAGGACGAAGCCTAAAGTGACAACGCATCCCAACGACCCCAAACTCCGCTCCTTCATCGACGTCGCGCCCGATTCCCATTTCCCGATCCAGAATCTCCCCTACGGCGTGTTCTCCGCCAAGGACGGGCTCGCCCCGCGCGTCGGCGTCGCGATCGGCGATTACGTGCTCGATCTCTGGCAGCTCGCACAGGATTGCCGCTTCGATGCCGTCGAGCCGGCGGTGTTCGCAGCACCTCAACTCAACCCGTTCATGGCGCTGGGGCCAAAGGTCTGGCCGAGCACGCGCTCACGGATCAGCGAGCTTTTGCGGCACGACCATCCCGAACTCCGTGACAATGAAAAGCTGCGCAAGCGCGCGCTGGTGCCGATGGCGGATGTCACGCTGCATCTGCCGTTCGCCGTTTCCGGCTACACCGACTTCTATTCGTCGAAGGAGCACGCCACCAATGTCGGCGTGATGTTCCGCGGCAAGGACAATGCGTTGCAGCCGAACTGGCTGCACATGCCGATCGGCTACAACGGCCGCGCTTCCACTGTCGTCGTCAGCGGCACGCCGGTGCGCCGGCCGCGCGGGCAATTGAAGCCGCCGACCGCCGAGGTGCCGAGTTTTGGGCCCTGCAAGCGGCTCGATTTCGAACTCGAAATGGGCGTGGTGGTCGGCCAGCCCTCGGTGATGGGCGAAATGCTCACCGAGAAGCAGGCCGAGGAAATGATCTTCGGCTTTGTGATCCTCAACGACTGGAGCGCGCGCGATATCCAGCAATGGGAGTATGTGCCGCTCGGGCCGTTCCAGGCCAAGGTATTCGCGACCTCGATCAGCCCGTGGGTGGTGACGCGCGAGGCGCTGGAGCCGTTCCGATTGCATGGGCCTGCGCAGGACCCAAAGCCGCTGGCCTATCTGCAGCAGGCGCAGCCGAATAATTACGACATGGCGCTGGAGGTCGGCTTGCGCGCGGCGCAGATGAATGCGGCCCAAAACATCAGCCGCACCAATTTTAAGTATATGTACTGGTCGTCGGTGCAGCAGCTCGTGCACCATGCTTCAAGCGGCTGCGCCATGAACGTCGGCGATCTCTTGGGCTCAGGTACTATCTCGGGCCCCGAGAAGGACCAGCGCGGCAGCCTGCTCGAAATAAGCTGGAACGGCACCGAGCCGGTGGAGCTGGCTTCCGGCGTGAAACGGACGTTCCTGGAGGACGGCGATTCGCTGGTGATGCGCGGCTGGTGCCAGGGCGATGGCTATCGTGTCGGCTTCGGCGAGGTCGAGGGGACGATTCTGGCGGCGGAGTGACTCTCTTTCCCCGTCATTGCGAGCGAAGCGAAGCAATCCATCGAGTCGCAAGCGGGGGCATGGATTGCTTCGTCGCTACCGCTCCTCGCAATGACGTGGATAGTTCGTAGGGTGGGCAAAGGCGCATTTGCGCCGTGCCCACCATCACGTTCCGTGTAAGAGTGGTGGGCACGCTTCGCTTTGCCCACCCTACATCGCTCGCAATGACGCGGAGAATTCAGCGCTCTTGCGGCGGAATATCCCGCAGCTGCGCCGAATGTGCCGCGACATCTTCGACGCTGTACTTCAGATGCACCCGTTTGTCCGATGGCATCTGCTTGGTGACGCAAACCCCGGGTCGGCGCTCGGTCGCGGGCCGGATCGGCCGTGGCACAAAGCCGCCGCCGCAGTTCGGGCAGACATTGTGCAGCTTGTTGTCCACGCAATCCGCGCAGAACGTGCACTCGTAGGAGCATATCCGCGCGTCCGCCGCGTTCGGCGGCAGGTCCTTGTCGCAATATTCGCAGTTCGGGCGGAGTTGCAGTGCCATCGTCGCCTCGTAACGTGATTCCAAAGGGATCATCGCAAATCGATCTGCGAAAGCGAATGACAAATTTCCCTCGAATTGCGCCACGTCAGGACTTCAGCGGCAACCTCGCGCTCTCCTTCAGCCGGTCCAGCACGATCGATGAGCGGACATGCGCGACGCTCTGGTGCGGCATCAGCACGTCGTTGACGAGGCCGGAGAGGTCCTTGAGGTCGCGCAACACGACCTTCAGCACGTAGTCGGCGTCGCCGGTCAGCGAGTAGGCTTCCTGGATGTCGTCCACGCGGTTGACCAGTTCACGAAATTTCTTGGCGTTGTCGGGCGAATGCGTCGCCAGCGTAATGTGGATGAAGGCGATCAGGTTGAAGCCGAGGGCTTCGCCGGCGAGGTCGGCGTGGTAGCCCGCGATTACCTTTTCTTCCTCCAGCCGCATCCGCCGCCGCGAACATTGCGAGGCCGACAGGCCGACCAGGTCGGCGAGCTGCTGGTTGGTCAGCCGGCCGTCGTCCTGCAGGGCGGCCAGCATTTTGAGGTCGAAGGCGTCTACGGAGATCATGCGTAAATTGCCGTTTCGATGCATGGATTGTGCATCATGATAGCTGAACGCAGGCCCGTTTGCATACACTTTGCGCCCGTCTCGATCGATATTGATTCAGATCAATTTTCAGGAGAACCGCCATGGGTCCGTTTCCGCACGACGCGCCGGCCGCCACCATCAGCGCCGACAATCCGATGGGCACCGATGGTTTCGAATTCGTCGAATACGCCCACCCGAAGCCTGAAGAACTGCACGCACTGTTCAAGCT includes these proteins:
- the hmgA gene encoding homogentisate 1,2-dioxygenase, which gives rise to MNINTSPDAIVRSTAQLTPGYMSGFGNSFETEALPGALPMGRNSPQRCAYGLYAEQLSGSPFTAPRGSNERSWLYRIRPSVKHSGRFAKADAGLWRTAPCHEYDLPIAQLRWDPAPIPGEDMTFLQGVQTMTTAGDANTQAGMAAHVYLITKSMVDQHFYNADGEMMFVAQQGNLRLVTEFGRIDIEPGEIAVIPRGVKFRVEIPSGPARGYLCENYGGAFTLPERGPIGANCLANSRDFLTPVASYEDKDTPTELYVKWGGSLFRTTLPHSPIDVVAWHGNYAPYKYDLRTFSPVGAIGFDHPDPSIFTVLTSPSETAGTANIDFVIFPERWAVAENTFRPPWYHMNIMSEFMGLIYGVYDAKPQGFTPGGISLHNMMLPHGPDREAFDHASNGELKPVKLTGTMAFMFETRYPQRVTAHAAKSATLQDDYADCWKGLEKRFDPNKP
- the fahA gene encoding fumarylacetoacetase — its product is MTTHPNDPKLRSFIDVAPDSHFPIQNLPYGVFSAKDGLAPRVGVAIGDYVLDLWQLAQDCRFDAVEPAVFAAPQLNPFMALGPKVWPSTRSRISELLRHDHPELRDNEKLRKRALVPMADVTLHLPFAVSGYTDFYSSKEHATNVGVMFRGKDNALQPNWLHMPIGYNGRASTVVVSGTPVRRPRGQLKPPTAEVPSFGPCKRLDFELEMGVVVGQPSVMGEMLTEKQAEEMIFGFVILNDWSARDIQQWEYVPLGPFQAKVFATSISPWVVTREALEPFRLHGPAQDPKPLAYLQQAQPNNYDMALEVGLRAAQMNAAQNISRTNFKYMYWSSVQQLVHHASSGCAMNVGDLLGSGTISGPEKDQRGSLLEISWNGTEPVELASGVKRTFLEDGDSLVMRGWCQGDGYRVGFGEVEGTILAAE
- a CDS encoding DUF1272 domain-containing protein, with the translated sequence MALQLRPNCEYCDKDLPPNAADARICSYECTFCADCVDNKLHNVCPNCGGGFVPRPIRPATERRPGVCVTKQMPSDKRVHLKYSVEDVAAHSAQLRDIPPQER
- a CDS encoding Lrp/AsnC family transcriptional regulator translates to MISVDAFDLKMLAALQDDGRLTNQQLADLVGLSASQCSRRRMRLEEEKVIAGYHADLAGEALGFNLIAFIHITLATHSPDNAKKFRELVNRVDDIQEAYSLTGDADYVLKVVLRDLKDLSGLVNDVLMPHQSVAHVRSSIVLDRLKESARLPLKS